From the genome of Streptococcus lutetiensis, one region includes:
- a CDS encoding MarR family winged helix-turn-helix transcriptional regulator: MSDITNTAVKAMVVLRKAYRTIDAKTSESFKEDDLTQTQFSVLDVLYSKGPMKIGELMESILATSGNMTVVIRNMEKKGWVTRHTCPDDKRAYLVTLTDAGRQVIERALPLHIEKIQDIFSVLTEEEQKELIRLLKKFKPREHINLQK; this comes from the coding sequence ATGTCAGATATTACGAATACCGCTGTAAAAGCCATGGTTGTTTTGCGAAAAGCGTATCGAACAATTGATGCTAAAACGTCAGAATCATTCAAGGAAGATGATTTAACGCAAACTCAATTTAGTGTTTTGGATGTTCTTTACAGCAAAGGTCCCATGAAAATCGGTGAGTTAATGGAAAGTATCTTGGCAACGTCTGGCAACATGACGGTAGTAATTCGTAACATGGAGAAAAAAGGATGGGTGACCCGTCACACTTGCCCAGACGATAAACGTGCTTATCTGGTAACTCTAACAGATGCTGGTCGTCAGGTTATTGAGCGCGCTTTGCCGCTACACATCGAAAAAATCCAAGACATCTTTTCAGTTCTCACTGAAGAAGAGCAAAAGGAGCTTATCCGACTTCTAAAAAAATTTAAGCCGCGTGAGCATATTAATTTACAAAAGTAG
- a CDS encoding NADPH-dependent FMN reductase, translating into MKKILFVVGSLREGSFDQQFAQNAEKALEGKAEVSYLDWSQVPVFSQDLEANTPAAVQAARDAVLAADAIWFFSPVYNFAIPGSVKNLLDWLSRALDLSDTTGASALNDKVTTVSILANGGHEQVAEAYRALFPFIRTKFVDEITTTRVNDSAWADGKFIATDEVIANLEKQAEAVLSAID; encoded by the coding sequence ATGAAAAAAATTCTATTTGTTGTTGGTTCATTACGTGAGGGATCTTTTGATCAACAATTTGCTCAAAATGCTGAAAAAGCACTTGAAGGCAAAGCAGAAGTATCATACCTAGACTGGTCACAGGTTCCGGTCTTTTCACAAGATTTGGAAGCTAACACACCAGCTGCTGTGCAAGCTGCACGTGACGCTGTCTTGGCAGCTGATGCTATCTGGTTCTTCTCACCAGTTTATAACTTTGCGATTCCTGGTTCAGTAAAGAACTTGCTTGACTGGTTGAGCCGTGCCCTTGATCTTTCAGATACAACAGGTGCTTCAGCACTTAATGACAAAGTCACAACTGTTTCAATCCTTGCAAACGGTGGACACGAACAAGTAGCCGAAGCTTACCGTGCCTTGTTCCCATTCATCCGTACGAAATTTGTTGATGAAATCACAACAACACGTGTGAATGACTCTGCTTGGGCAGATGGCAAGTTCATTGCAACTGATGAAGTCATTGCTAACCTTGAAAAACAAGCAGAAGCAGTTCTATCTGCAATTGATTAA